The following coding sequences lie in one Thermomicrobium sp. 4228-Ro genomic window:
- a CDS encoding F0F1 ATP synthase subunit gamma: MPQAVTPREIRRRIRSIKNTAQITRAMEMVAASRMRRAQQAVLAARPYADRIRAMLGDLAAMTSPQEEVTTFPLLQRRPIERIQLILVTADRGLAGPLNTNVIRRAVDFITRERTEPIENFDIVAVGRKGRDFLVRHGWPMVAEFTRISDRPSLEAIRPIAELATQDFVSGRVDAVFVIYTHFINTLRQEPRVLQLLPIEPPEGTGAISDYIFEPDPVTVLDALLPRFIEMQLYRVMLEAAASEHSARMVAMRNATQNALDLVAELTLTYNKARQAQITREVSEIAAGANALGALQ; this comes from the coding sequence GTGCCGCAGGCAGTAACACCGCGCGAGATACGGCGACGCATTCGGTCGATCAAGAACACAGCGCAGATCACTCGCGCGATGGAGATGGTGGCTGCATCCCGGATGCGGCGGGCACAGCAAGCCGTACTGGCAGCCCGACCGTACGCTGACCGCATCCGGGCGATGCTCGGTGACCTGGCTGCGATGACCAGTCCGCAAGAAGAAGTGACGACGTTCCCACTCCTCCAGAGGCGGCCGATCGAACGGATCCAGCTCATCCTGGTGACGGCCGACCGAGGACTTGCTGGCCCGCTGAACACGAACGTCATTCGGCGGGCAGTCGATTTCATCACGCGCGAGCGGACTGAGCCGATCGAAAACTTCGACATCGTCGCGGTCGGACGGAAGGGACGCGACTTCCTGGTGCGCCACGGCTGGCCGATGGTGGCGGAGTTCACCCGCATTTCCGATCGACCCTCGCTGGAGGCTATCCGACCGATCGCCGAGCTCGCGACACAGGACTTCGTGAGCGGGCGCGTCGACGCGGTCTTCGTGATCTACACGCACTTCATCAACACGCTCCGGCAGGAGCCGCGAGTGCTGCAGCTCCTGCCGATCGAGCCGCCCGAGGGAACGGGTGCGATCAGCGACTATATCTTCGAGCCGGATCCCGTCACCGTTCTGGACGCTCTGCTCCCGCGCTTCATCGAGATGCAGCTCTATCGCGTGATGCTGGAAGCGGCTGCCTCCGAGCACAGCGCGCGGATGGTCGCGATGCGGAACGCGACCCAGAATGCGCTCGATCTCGTCGCCGAATTGACCCTGACCTACAACAAGGCACGGCAGGCACAGATCACGCGCGAGGTGAGCGAGATCGCAGCCGGCGCGAACGCACTCGGAGCGCTGCAATGA
- the atpD gene encoding F0F1 ATP synthase subunit beta, with product MATTVATGRIVQIQGVVVDVEFPPGQLPDIYNALIVERPEGGRLVLEVQQHLGNDWARAVAMSTTDGLKRGMPVIDTGEPIKVPVGPATLGRIFNVVGEPIDEQGPVPEDAPRWPIHRPAPAFEEQSTQVEVFETGLKVIDLVAPFTKGGKVGVFGGAGVGKTVIIMELIRNIAAEHGGYSVFCGVGERTREGTQLWREMRESGVIDKTVLVFGQMNEPPGARLRVGLTGLTMAEYFRDEGRDVLLFIDNIFRFVQAGAEVSVLLGRMPSAVGYQPTLGTDMGQLQERITSTKRGSITSVQAIYVPADDYTDPAPATTFAHLDATIALERSIAEQGLYPAVDPLASTSRILDPNIVGLEHYTVAREVQRVLQRYRDLQDIIAILGVEELSEEDKLIVARARKIQRFLSQPMFVAEAFTGRPGRYVPRHETVRGFKEILEGKHDHLPEQAFYMVGTIDEAVEKAEQMAREA from the coding sequence ATGGCCACGACGGTAGCGACTGGGCGAATCGTGCAGATCCAAGGTGTCGTCGTCGACGTGGAGTTTCCACCCGGGCAGCTGCCGGACATCTACAATGCGCTCATCGTCGAGCGGCCGGAGGGTGGCCGTTTGGTGCTCGAGGTGCAGCAACACCTCGGCAACGACTGGGCGCGTGCCGTTGCGATGTCGACGACGGACGGACTCAAGCGCGGCATGCCGGTGATCGATACCGGCGAGCCGATCAAGGTTCCGGTCGGGCCGGCGACACTCGGTCGGATCTTCAATGTGGTCGGCGAGCCGATCGACGAGCAGGGGCCAGTACCGGAGGATGCACCGCGCTGGCCGATTCACCGACCGGCGCCCGCATTCGAAGAGCAGTCGACGCAGGTCGAGGTGTTCGAGACAGGGCTGAAGGTCATCGACCTCGTCGCGCCTTTCACGAAGGGCGGTAAGGTCGGCGTCTTCGGAGGAGCTGGCGTCGGCAAGACCGTCATCATCATGGAGCTGATCCGCAACATCGCTGCCGAGCACGGCGGATATTCGGTGTTCTGCGGTGTGGGCGAGCGCACGCGCGAGGGGACGCAGCTCTGGCGCGAGATGCGCGAGTCGGGCGTGATCGACAAGACCGTGCTTGTCTTTGGCCAGATGAACGAACCGCCTGGTGCTCGCCTGCGCGTCGGATTGACAGGACTCACGATGGCCGAGTATTTCCGCGACGAGGGGCGCGACGTTCTGCTCTTCATCGACAACATCTTCCGTTTCGTGCAGGCGGGCGCTGAGGTCTCGGTGTTGCTCGGGCGCATGCCGAGTGCGGTCGGGTATCAGCCGACCCTCGGCACCGACATGGGGCAGCTCCAGGAGCGCATCACCTCGACGAAGCGGGGATCGATCACGTCGGTGCAGGCGATCTACGTGCCGGCTGACGACTATACCGATCCCGCGCCAGCCACGACCTTCGCACACCTCGACGCGACGATCGCGCTGGAGCGGTCGATCGCTGAGCAGGGACTGTATCCGGCGGTCGACCCGCTGGCTTCGACCTCGCGTATCCTCGATCCGAACATTGTGGGCCTGGAGCACTATACAGTGGCACGCGAAGTCCAGCGGGTACTCCAGCGGTATCGCGATTTGCAGGACATCATCGCGATCCTCGGCGTCGAAGAGCTCAGCGAGGAGGACAAGCTCATCGTCGCGCGGGCACGGAAGATCCAGCGCTTCCTTTCCCAGCCGATGTTCGTGGCCGAGGCGTTTACCGGTCGACCGGGACGCTACGTACCGCGGCACGAGACGGTGCGCGGGTTCAAGGAGATCCTCGAAGGGAAGCACGACCACCTGCCCGAGCAGGCCTTCTACATGGTCGGAACGATCGACGAGGCGGTCGAGAAGGCCGAGCAGATGGCTCGCGAGGCGTGA
- a CDS encoding F0F1 ATP synthase subunit epsilon: MAGKLHVEVVTAERLVYAVDDADMVIAPGAEGVLGILPRHAPLISLLGMGEMRVKRGREEDVLTIFGGFIEVANNVVRVLADVSERAEEIDLARAEEARQRALARLRERRADIDRQRAEMALRRSTVRIAVARKRRARPAPGGPPLAEAEV, encoded by the coding sequence ATGGCGGGGAAGCTCCACGTGGAAGTCGTGACCGCCGAACGGCTCGTGTACGCCGTTGACGATGCCGACATGGTGATCGCACCGGGAGCCGAAGGGGTGTTGGGAATCCTGCCACGGCATGCCCCGCTCATTTCGCTCCTCGGGATGGGCGAGATGCGGGTGAAGCGAGGGCGCGAGGAGGACGTGTTGACGATCTTCGGCGGCTTCATCGAGGTCGCTAACAACGTCGTCCGTGTCCTCGCTGACGTATCGGAGCGTGCCGAGGAGATCGACCTCGCACGGGCGGAGGAGGCGAGACAGCGTGCGCTCGCGCGACTGCGCGAGCGGCGGGCGGATATCGACCGGCAACGTGCGGAAATGGCGCTCCGGCGCTCGACGGTACGGATCGCCGTCGCACGGAAGCGACGGGCACGGCCGGCGCCAGGTGGGCCGCCGCTTGCGGAAGCTGAGGTGTAA
- the murA gene encoding UDP-N-acetylglucosamine 1-carboxyvinyltransferase, giving the protein MAVIAATERIVTRGGRSLYGRVAIGGAKNAALPAMAAALLTEEECVLENVPLLEDVFVMAELLRALGAEVDLDAERHRVRIRAAEIHSYEPPPELVARMRASFLVTGPLLARFGQARSVPPGGCQLGTRPVDVDLRGFRKLGAQVAVVDDAFVLTAGRLRGCDIYMDYPSHTGTENLLMAATLAQGRTTIINASAEPEIVNLGEILMDMGARISGLGTSRIVIQGVDRLRGYRASVLPDRLEAGTLAIAAAITHGEVILDHVREPDMAPLTHKLREAGAEVWWSETSMLVRAPGPLQATEIQALPFPGFPTDLQAAFAVLMTQAHGRSRIFERVFNDRLRYTSELQKMGAAIELVDRQQALIDGPTPLRGAQVRALDIRSGACLVLAGLVAEGETVIIDAHHLRRGYEDLVGKLAHLGADIQYA; this is encoded by the coding sequence ATGGCGGTCATCGCCGCGACTGAGCGCATCGTCACACGAGGGGGGCGATCGCTCTACGGACGCGTCGCTATCGGCGGTGCCAAGAACGCAGCCTTGCCGGCGATGGCCGCTGCGCTCCTCACCGAAGAGGAATGTGTCCTGGAGAACGTCCCGCTCCTCGAGGACGTCTTCGTGATGGCCGAACTCCTTCGGGCGCTCGGCGCCGAGGTCGATCTCGACGCCGAGCGCCATCGCGTTCGAATCCGAGCTGCCGAGATCCACTCCTACGAGCCGCCGCCGGAACTCGTCGCGCGGATGCGTGCGTCCTTTCTCGTCACGGGACCGTTGCTGGCTCGCTTCGGTCAGGCGCGTTCCGTGCCACCTGGTGGCTGCCAACTCGGAACGCGGCCGGTCGACGTCGACCTGCGGGGATTCCGGAAACTGGGCGCCCAGGTGGCGGTCGTCGACGATGCGTTCGTGCTGACGGCAGGGCGTCTGCGTGGGTGCGATATCTACATGGACTATCCGAGCCACACCGGTACGGAAAACCTGCTGATGGCCGCGACGCTCGCCCAAGGGAGAACGACGATCATCAATGCCTCAGCTGAACCGGAAATCGTCAATCTCGGCGAGATCCTGATGGATATGGGAGCCCGTATCAGTGGGCTCGGTACCTCGCGCATCGTCATCCAGGGGGTCGACCGCTTGCGTGGGTACCGGGCATCGGTGCTCCCTGACCGGCTGGAAGCAGGTACGCTGGCCATCGCGGCAGCGATCACACATGGTGAAGTGATTCTCGATCATGTCCGGGAGCCTGATATGGCTCCGCTGACGCACAAATTGCGCGAAGCTGGGGCCGAGGTGTGGTGGAGCGAGACGTCGATGCTCGTGCGTGCGCCTGGCCCGCTGCAGGCAACGGAGATCCAGGCACTTCCCTTCCCGGGGTTCCCCACCGATCTCCAGGCTGCGTTCGCGGTGTTGATGACGCAGGCGCACGGGCGCAGCCGTATCTTCGAGCGTGTTTTCAATGACCGCCTGCGCTATACGAGCGAGTTGCAGAAGATGGGTGCAGCGATCGAGTTGGTCGACCGTCAGCAGGCGCTGATCGATGGCCCGACGCCGCTACGAGGAGCACAGGTTCGCGCGCTCGACATTCGCAGCGGTGCGTGTCTCGTTCTGGCCGGACTCGTCGCGGAAGGTGAGACGGTCATCATCGATGCGCACCACTTACGGCGCGGCTACGAAGACCTCGTCGGTAAGCTGGCTCACCTCGGTGCTGACATCCAGTACGCCTGA
- a CDS encoding TlpA disulfide reductase family protein — protein sequence MTTPSSSVWRARLPALIVAILVFGFLGLVAYATQSSRGSSELGIGGRINTSGALVRFSDRMAPDFSLPSLRDDTTVRLAAFRGKVVILNFWGSWCPPCRDEAPILRAFAQEYAASDVVLLGVDVWEQDWNDGRAFLDQFGIDYPNVYDARGTVTIDYGVSGVPETFVIDRQGRLLGKYTGPVKSVEHLAQLVTELGAASLTTP from the coding sequence ATGACGACCCCATCGTCCTCAGTTTGGCGTGCCCGCCTTCCGGCCTTGATCGTCGCGATTCTCGTCTTCGGCTTTCTCGGACTGGTCGCTTATGCGACCCAAAGCTCGCGCGGCTCGAGCGAGCTTGGGATCGGTGGACGCATCAACACGAGCGGTGCGTTGGTCCGCTTCTCCGACCGTATGGCTCCGGATTTCTCCTTACCATCGCTACGCGATGACACCACGGTTCGTCTTGCTGCCTTTCGTGGTAAGGTCGTCATCCTGAATTTCTGGGGCTCCTGGTGTCCTCCCTGCCGAGACGAAGCACCGATTCTCCGTGCGTTCGCGCAGGAATACGCGGCAAGCGATGTGGTTCTCCTCGGGGTCGACGTATGGGAACAAGACTGGAATGACGGGCGGGCCTTCTTAGATCAGTTCGGCATCGACTATCCGAACGTCTATGATGCGCGAGGAACGGTGACCATCGACTACGGCGTATCGGGCGTGCCGGAGACCTTCGTGATCGATCGCCAAGGTCGGCTCTTGGGGAAGTACACCGGGCCGGTCAAGTCGGTAGAACACCTGGCGCAGCTCGTCACCGAACTCGGGGCTGCGTCGTTGACCACGCCATAG
- a CDS encoding cytochrome c maturation protein CcmE — MSSTVAATQAVRRVRMDVRVLGIALVIAAAVGYLVYTGLQGTAASYFVTVSELQARAADVNGQRVRVGGEVVPGSITQGGPGEPIHFRISDGTTELEVTYAGVLPDIFTDGRYVIVEGLFRAGQPMQADSVMTQCPSRFEATPQAAAG; from the coding sequence ATGTCCAGCACAGTCGCGGCGACGCAGGCGGTGCGCCGAGTACGAATGGATGTGCGTGTACTCGGTATCGCGCTCGTGATTGCGGCAGCGGTCGGTTACCTCGTGTACACGGGCCTCCAGGGAACCGCAGCATCGTATTTCGTCACCGTGAGCGAGCTCCAGGCGCGGGCAGCCGATGTGAACGGTCAGCGCGTCCGAGTCGGTGGCGAGGTGGTACCAGGAAGCATCACGCAGGGTGGGCCTGGTGAGCCGATCCATTTCCGTATTTCGGACGGGACGACCGAGCTGGAAGTGACCTACGCGGGAGTGCTGCCCGACATCTTCACCGACGGCCGCTACGTGATCGTCGAGGGTCTCTTCCGGGCTGGCCAGCCCATGCAAGCTGACAGCGTCATGACGCAATGTCCGTCGCGCTTCGAGGCGACCCCCCAGGCAGCCGCGGGTTGA
- a CDS encoding heme lyase CcmF/NrfE family subunit — protein sequence MAQLGSGALILALILSLYGIVASLLGARRRFSELLESGFRATYGVAALVTLAVFALVMSFVRHDFRLAYVAARSSRDMPLHYVIAAFYGGQEGSLLYWTMIASVLGALALYLHRHSDRQLVPYMNATLLSILTFLLLVLTVVASPFRLLPVTPPDGAGLNPLLRDPGMVAHPPFLLAGYASFSVPFAFGMAALLTGRLGSDWLRAIRRWTLLSWAILGMGLLIGAWWAYHVLGWGGYWGWDPVENLALLPWLTGTAFLHSIIVQERRGMLKVWNLALLLATFALSVYGTFIVRSGILSSVHSFATSDIGHWFLVYLALVLVFGVGLLLYRLPGLQSERRIESISSREAGFLFNNLLLTAIAFAVFWGTNFVLFSELFWETRISVGPPFYNRVVGPLLLVLLVLMAVGPVLSWRRTELPLFIRNVRWPLAGAIVVTIVGLIVWERAWAAFAFGVVTAATLVTLQEFWRGIAARRRMTREHAVLAAWRLIQRNNRRYGGYVVHLAVLLIAVGVIASNAFQVERQFVLRPGEQGQIGPYTVVYRGLDDRRTADAEIVSAIVDVYRGDRFAGTVESHRYFYRNYENQPTARMGIMLVGKDDIYVVLDRWEDDGTASLRVYINPLVIWIWIGAAIFLLGTLTLFWPQPVPATVRVPQTVPGVVSEA from the coding sequence ATGGCGCAGCTCGGTTCCGGAGCGCTGATTCTCGCTTTGATCCTTTCGCTCTACGGCATCGTGGCCAGCCTGCTGGGTGCACGGCGGCGTTTTTCGGAATTGCTCGAGAGCGGGTTCCGGGCGACCTACGGGGTCGCTGCTCTCGTCACGCTGGCCGTCTTCGCGCTCGTCATGTCGTTCGTGCGCCATGATTTCCGTCTCGCCTACGTGGCTGCACGCTCGAGCCGCGACATGCCGCTCCATTACGTGATCGCCGCCTTCTACGGTGGACAAGAGGGAAGTCTCCTCTACTGGACGATGATCGCGAGCGTCCTGGGAGCACTCGCCCTATACCTGCATCGTCATTCAGATCGGCAGCTGGTGCCGTACATGAATGCCACCTTGCTCTCGATTCTCACGTTCCTTCTGCTTGTGCTGACCGTGGTAGCGAGTCCGTTTCGGTTGCTACCGGTTACTCCTCCTGATGGAGCAGGACTCAACCCGCTCCTGCGCGATCCGGGCATGGTGGCGCACCCGCCGTTTCTGCTCGCTGGATACGCCAGTTTCAGCGTGCCGTTCGCGTTCGGCATGGCGGCTCTGCTGACCGGGCGGCTGGGGTCTGACTGGCTTCGTGCGATCCGGCGCTGGACGCTGCTCTCCTGGGCCATTTTGGGTATGGGGCTCCTGATCGGAGCGTGGTGGGCCTACCATGTGCTCGGATGGGGTGGCTACTGGGGTTGGGATCCGGTCGAGAATCTCGCATTGCTGCCCTGGCTGACCGGTACAGCGTTCCTCCACTCGATCATCGTGCAGGAACGGCGCGGCATGCTGAAAGTTTGGAACCTGGCCTTGCTCCTGGCAACATTCGCGCTGAGCGTGTACGGCACGTTCATCGTCCGGAGCGGTATCTTGTCCTCCGTCCACTCGTTCGCGACCTCGGATATCGGTCATTGGTTTCTCGTGTATCTCGCGCTGGTGCTCGTCTTCGGGGTCGGTCTCCTCCTCTACCGGCTGCCCGGGCTGCAGAGCGAGCGGCGAATCGAGTCGATCTCGTCTCGGGAGGCCGGGTTCCTGTTCAACAACCTGCTCCTCACCGCGATCGCGTTCGCCGTCTTCTGGGGGACGAACTTCGTGCTCTTCAGTGAACTCTTCTGGGAAACGCGCATTTCGGTCGGGCCTCCGTTCTACAACCGAGTCGTCGGCCCACTGTTGCTCGTTCTGCTCGTGCTTATGGCAGTCGGCCCGGTGCTTTCCTGGCGACGCACGGAGCTTCCGCTCTTCATTCGCAACGTCCGCTGGCCGCTCGCTGGTGCGATCGTCGTGACGATCGTCGGGCTCATCGTCTGGGAGCGGGCATGGGCTGCGTTCGCGTTCGGTGTCGTCACTGCAGCGACGCTGGTCACGCTCCAGGAGTTCTGGCGAGGGATCGCAGCGCGTCGCAGAATGACGCGAGAACATGCCGTGCTCGCTGCCTGGCGCTTGATCCAACGGAACAACCGTCGCTACGGCGGCTATGTCGTGCATCTCGCGGTACTCTTGATCGCCGTCGGTGTGATCGCATCCAACGCATTCCAGGTCGAGCGACAGTTCGTTCTCCGCCCCGGCGAGCAGGGACAGATCGGCCCGTATACGGTCGTCTACCGTGGGCTGGATGACCGTCGTACGGCTGATGCGGAGATCGTTTCTGCGATCGTCGATGTCTATCGTGGCGATCGCTTCGCCGGAACAGTGGAATCGCACCGGTACTTCTACCGCAACTACGAGAATCAGCCGACCGCCCGCATGGGGATCATGCTCGTGGGTAAGGACGACATCTATGTGGTGCTCGATCGGTGGGAGGACGACGGCACCGCGAGCCTGCGGGTCTATATCAATCCGCTCGTGATCTGGATCTGGATCGGGGCCGCGATTTTCCTGCTCGGCACGTTGACACTCTTCTGGCCGCAACCGGTTCCGGCGACGGTGCGCGTGCCGCAGACCGTACCGGGAGTCGTGAGCGAGGCGTGA
- a CDS encoding cytochrome c-type biogenesis protein CcmH, translating to MPQSSLIRTIRVVLTVLVLGALLVLPIRHVTAEEALSPEALEIANQLNCPVCQGQSVRDSNSELARQMRQLIQQKLDQGESREQILQYFVDRYGVGILREPPHEGFLWLLWWGPVVGLAVGIIIVVLYLRHRGASADTLVDEVSPETLAQIEHWLGAEGEAR from the coding sequence ATGCCTCAGAGCTCGTTGATCCGGACGATACGGGTCGTCTTGACCGTATTGGTGCTCGGCGCGCTGCTCGTCCTACCGATTCGACACGTGACAGCCGAAGAGGCACTTTCACCCGAAGCGTTGGAGATCGCGAATCAACTCAATTGTCCGGTGTGTCAGGGGCAGAGCGTGCGGGACTCCAACTCCGAGCTGGCTCGTCAGATGCGTCAGCTCATCCAACAGAAGCTCGATCAGGGTGAGTCGCGCGAGCAAATCCTGCAGTACTTCGTCGATCGATACGGCGTCGGGATCTTGCGGGAACCACCGCACGAAGGTTTCTTGTGGCTCCTCTGGTGGGGACCAGTTGTCGGGCTCGCTGTCGGCATCATCATCGTCGTCCTCTATCTTCGCCATCGTGGTGCGAGTGCCGACACACTGGTCGACGAGGTATCGCCTGAGACGCTCGCCCAGATCGAGCACTGGCTCGGTGCAGAAGGGGAGGCACGTTGA